A single genomic interval of Nitrosomonadales bacterium harbors:
- the maf gene encoding septum formation inhibitor Maf: MTIIQPRIYLASQSPRRRELLKQIGIRFEMLLLRSDPRRTVDVDETPHSGEAPEDYVQRLCREKAEAGHAALQFRRLPPFPVLAADTTVALDGKVLGKPEDAEQAAGMLHRLSGRDHQVFSAVAIALGDRIETALSVSTVRFAELDEERIRSYLLTREYADKAGGYAIQGHAAAFIEHLSGSYSGVMGLPLFETVQLLQSFDYPVP; encoded by the coding sequence ATGACCATCATCCAGCCGCGTATCTATCTTGCATCGCAAAGCCCGCGCCGCCGCGAACTGCTCAAGCAGATCGGCATCCGTTTCGAGATGCTGCTGTTGCGCAGCGACCCGCGCCGCACGGTCGACGTAGACGAGACGCCTCATTCCGGCGAGGCGCCGGAAGATTATGTGCAACGCCTGTGCCGAGAGAAAGCGGAGGCGGGACATGCCGCGCTGCAATTCCGCCGGTTGCCACCTTTCCCGGTGCTGGCCGCGGATACGACGGTCGCGCTGGACGGCAAAGTGCTGGGCAAACCGGAAGACGCCGAACAGGCTGCCGGGATGCTGCACCGCCTTTCCGGCAGGGATCATCAGGTGTTCAGCGCGGTGGCGATCGCGCTGGGCGACCGGATCGAAACCGCGCTTTCCGTCTCCACGGTGCGCTTTGCCGAACTCGACGAGGAGCGCATCCGGAGCTATCTGCTCACCCGCGAATATGCGGACAAGGCGGGTGGCTACGCCATCCAGGGCCATGCCGCCGCGTTCATCGAACACCTGTCGGGCAGCTATTCCGGCGTGATGGGACTGCCGTTGTTCGAGACGGTACAATTGCTGCAATCATTCGACTACCCCGTGCCATGA
- the rsfS gene encoding ribosome silencing factor, protein MLTTEEKTQAVVSALEDVKATDITVIDTSKLSPLFDRMIIASAQSTRQTRALADNVVVKLKERGETVLGREGEDGGEWILVDLGEVLVHIMQPAIRDYYNLEELWSRAQAARPKLAKKPE, encoded by the coding sequence ATGCTGACTACCGAAGAAAAGACACAGGCCGTTGTTTCCGCACTGGAGGACGTCAAGGCCACGGACATCACCGTGATCGACACCAGCAAACTCAGTCCGCTGTTCGATCGCATGATCATCGCCAGTGCGCAATCCACGCGCCAGACCAGGGCGCTTGCCGATAATGTGGTGGTCAAGCTGAAAGAGCGCGGCGAAACTGTCCTGGGTCGCGAGGGGGAAGACGGCGGCGAATGGATACTGGTCGATCTGGGCGAGGTGCTGGTGCATATCATGCAGCCGGCCATCCGCGACTATTACAATCTCGAAGAATTGTGGAGCAGGGCCCAGGCGGCGCGCCCCAAGCTGGCCAAGAAGCCGGAATGA
- the nadD gene encoding nicotinate-nucleotide adenylyltransferase, with product MDSKPIGILGGTFDPIHYGHLRLAEEMLELACLRQIRFIPAGVPPHRDRPRTTAQHRSAMVELAIADQPAFVLDEREVARTTRCYTVDTLRELRAESGASQPLCLLMGGDAFLQLHTWHEWENVLDLAHVVVGYRPGYSLEERIHSATPELRRHYLERLCAVDGLSQRPGGGIVELAIPKLEISATLIRSRVAECRTIRYLLPNAVADYIHQHHLYTPC from the coding sequence GTGGACAGCAAACCCATCGGTATCCTCGGCGGTACCTTCGATCCCATTCATTATGGGCACCTGCGCCTTGCCGAGGAGATGCTGGAACTGGCGTGCCTGCGACAGATTCGCTTCATCCCGGCGGGTGTCCCGCCGCACCGTGATCGCCCCCGGACGACCGCACAGCACCGCAGCGCGATGGTGGAACTCGCCATCGCCGACCAGCCGGCTTTCGTGCTGGACGAGCGCGAGGTCGCCAGGACGACCCGCTGCTATACGGTGGATACGCTGCGCGAATTGCGCGCCGAGTCCGGCGCATCGCAACCGTTGTGCCTGCTGATGGGCGGCGATGCCTTTCTGCAATTGCACACCTGGCACGAATGGGAAAACGTGCTCGACCTGGCGCATGTCGTGGTGGGCTACCGCCCCGGCTATTCACTGGAGGAACGCATCCACAGCGCGACGCCGGAACTGCGGCGTCACTACCTTGAGCGTTTGTGCGCCGTGGACGGGTTGTCGCAACGACCCGGCGGCGGCATCGTCGAACTGGCCATCCCGAAACTGGAGATCTCCGCCACGCTGATCCGCAGCCGGGTCGCGGAGTGCCGCACGATACGCTACCTGCTGCCCAATGCAGTGGCGGACTATATTCATCAACATCATTTATACACACCATGCTGA
- the aceF gene encoding dihydrolipoyllysine-residue acetyltransferase, with protein MAEIKNVLVPDIGDYKGVEIIEVAVQPGDTVKSDQALITLETDKATMDVPAPFDGVVKEVRVKVGDKVSEGDLIVLVQTGAAAAAIPAAASARHADAPPAPAPAVTPVPPAAPVVASPAVAASSAGNAHASPAIRRFARELGVDIAQVKGSAEKGRITRDDVQNFVKQSLAQPRGAAGGGALPGLLPWPEVDFSRFGAIESRPLSRIKKISGANLHRNWVMIPHITQHDEADISEMEAFRKQLGTEYAKQNIKITPLAFLLKAAVAALQKYPEFNASLDASGENLVLKQYFHIGVAVDTPDGLMVPVLRDVDKKGIVQLAQELGEVSARAREKKISAADMQGGCFTISSLGGIGGTGFTPIINAPEVAILGVSRSSMKPVWKDGEFVPRLMLPLSLSYDHRVIDGAAAARFTAYLAQVLADIRRLAL; from the coding sequence ATGGCAGAGATCAAGAACGTATTGGTGCCGGACATCGGCGATTACAAAGGGGTGGAGATCATCGAGGTCGCCGTCCAGCCGGGTGATACCGTCAAGTCCGATCAGGCGCTGATCACACTGGAGACCGACAAGGCGACCATGGACGTGCCGGCACCGTTCGATGGTGTGGTCAAGGAAGTCAGGGTCAAGGTCGGCGACAAGGTATCGGAGGGTGATCTGATCGTGCTGGTGCAAACCGGCGCTGCCGCTGCGGCGATACCGGCCGCGGCATCGGCCCGGCATGCCGACGCGCCGCCCGCCCCTGCTCCGGCGGTAACGCCTGTCCCGCCGGCAGCACCGGTCGTTGCTTCTCCTGCCGTTGCCGCTTCATCCGCCGGCAACGCGCATGCCAGCCCGGCCATCCGCCGTTTCGCGCGCGAACTCGGGGTGGATATCGCGCAAGTCAAAGGCAGCGCCGAAAAAGGTCGTATCACCAGGGACGACGTGCAGAACTTCGTCAAGCAGTCGCTGGCGCAACCGCGTGGTGCGGCTGGCGGCGGTGCGTTGCCCGGCCTGCTGCCGTGGCCGGAAGTGGACTTTTCCAGATTCGGCGCCATCGAATCCAGGCCGCTGTCGCGCATCAAGAAGATCTCCGGCGCGAACCTGCACCGCAACTGGGTGATGATCCCGCACATCACGCAGCACGATGAGGCCGATATCAGCGAGATGGAGGCATTCCGCAAGCAACTCGGCACGGAATACGCCAAGCAGAACATCAAGATCACGCCGCTGGCGTTCCTGCTCAAGGCTGCCGTGGCGGCGTTGCAGAAATATCCCGAGTTCAACGCCTCGCTGGATGCCAGCGGCGAGAATCTGGTGCTCAAGCAATACTTCCACATCGGCGTCGCGGTGGATACGCCGGACGGCCTGATGGTGCCGGTGCTGCGCGACGTGGACAAGAAGGGCATCGTGCAACTCGCGCAGGAGCTGGGCGAGGTCAGCGCGCGGGCGCGCGAGAAGAAGATCTCCGCCGCCGACATGCAGGGCGGCTGCTTCACGATCTCCAGTCTGGGCGGGATCGGCGGCACCGGGTTCACGCCGATCATCAACGCGCCGGAAGTGGCGATCCTCGGCGTGTCGCGCTCCAGCATGAAACCGGTGTGGAAGGACGGAGAATTCGTGCCGCGCCTGATGCTGCCTTTGTCGCTGTCCTACGATCATCGCGTGATCGACGGCGCCGCTGCGGCGCGCTTCACCGCCTATCTTGCGCAGGTGTTGGCCGACATTCGCAGGCTGGCGCTGTAA
- a CDS encoding YggT family protein, which translates to MINEALLFLVDILLQPFAAILLMRFHLQWLRAPLHNPVGEFVMTLTDFVVLRARRFIPSAWGFDSATLLLALLVETLYLACFIGLQGYPFHGFPLAGLLFWSAVKLLKISLYLLMGALFIQAILSWVSPHSPFTPVLAGLTGRFLRPLRRIVPMVGNLDLSVLVLFIVCNLILILPVGALEQFATRLL; encoded by the coding sequence ATGATCAACGAAGCGCTGCTGTTCCTGGTCGATATCCTGCTGCAACCCTTCGCGGCGATCCTGCTGATGCGCTTCCATCTGCAGTGGCTGCGCGCACCGCTGCACAACCCCGTCGGGGAATTCGTCATGACGCTCACGGACTTCGTGGTGCTGCGCGCACGGCGTTTCATCCCCTCCGCATGGGGATTCGACAGCGCGACACTATTGCTCGCGCTGCTCGTCGAAACACTCTATCTGGCCTGCTTCATCGGTCTGCAGGGCTATCCCTTCCACGGCTTCCCGCTGGCCGGGCTGCTGTTCTGGTCGGCGGTCAAACTGCTCAAGATCAGCCTGTATCTGCTGATGGGCGCGCTGTTCATCCAGGCGATCCTGTCATGGGTAAGCCCGCATTCCCCGTTTACGCCGGTGCTGGCCGGCCTCACCGGACGCTTCCTGCGGCCGCTGCGTCGCATCGTACCGATGGTCGGCAACCTGGATCTATCCGTGCTGGTATTGTTCATCGTCTGCAACCTGATATTGATCCTGCCGGTCGGCGCGCTGGAACAATTCGCCACACGGTTGCTGTGA
- a CDS encoding PilT/PilU family type 4a pilus ATPase has product MERDQATELIHNLLRGMLSKKASDLFITSGFPPAFKVDGKMTPVSNQALTPTHTQELARAIMNDRQAAEFESSHECNFAISPPGIGRFRVNVFMQQQRVGMVLRTITTKIPDLDQMGMPPVLKDIVMTKRGLVILVGGTGSGKSTTLAGMLGYRNKNSYGHIITIEDPVEYVHEHINCIITHREVGVDTETWEAALKNTLRQAPDVILIGEIRDRETMEFAVAFAETGHLCMATLHANSANQALDRIINFFPEERREQLLMDLSLNIKALISQRLIPKKDGTGRSAAIEILLNSPLIADLIFKGEVHAIKGVMAKSRELGMETFDGALFNLYEAGLIAYEDALKNADSVNDLRLRIKLESKLVGDRDVMSGTENLKMT; this is encoded by the coding sequence ATGGAAAGAGACCAGGCCACCGAACTGATACACAACCTGCTGCGCGGCATGCTCAGCAAGAAAGCTTCCGACCTGTTCATCACCAGTGGTTTTCCACCCGCGTTCAAGGTGGACGGCAAGATGACCCCGGTTTCCAATCAGGCGTTGACCCCGACGCATACCCAGGAACTGGCGCGCGCCATCATGAACGACCGGCAGGCGGCGGAGTTCGAATCCTCGCACGAATGCAACTTCGCGATCAGCCCGCCGGGCATCGGCCGCTTCCGCGTGAACGTATTCATGCAGCAACAGCGCGTCGGCATGGTGTTGCGTACCATCACCACCAAGATTCCCGACCTCGACCAGATGGGCATGCCGCCGGTGCTGAAGGACATCGTGATGACCAAGCGCGGCCTGGTGATCCTGGTCGGTGGCACCGGTTCCGGTAAATCCACCACGCTGGCCGGCATGCTCGGCTACCGCAACAAGAACAGCTACGGCCACATCATCACCATCGAGGACCCGGTGGAATACGTGCACGAGCATATCAACTGCATCATCACGCACCGGGAAGTCGGCGTGGATACCGAAACCTGGGAGGCCGCGCTGAAGAACACCCTGCGCCAGGCGCCGGACGTGATCCTGATCGGCGAGATCCGCGACCGCGAAACCATGGAATTCGCCGTGGCCTTCGCCGAGACCGGCCACTTGTGTATGGCCACGCTGCACGCCAACAGCGCCAACCAGGCGCTGGACCGCATCATCAACTTCTTCCCGGAGGAGCGCCGCGAGCAGCTGCTGATGGATCTGTCGCTGAACATCAAGGCGCTGATCTCGCAGCGCCTGATCCCGAAGAAGGATGGTACCGGCCGTTCCGCCGCGATCGAGATCCTGCTCAATTCCCCGCTGATCGCCGACCTGATCTTCAAGGGCGAGGTGCACGCCATCAAGGGCGTGATGGCCAAGTCGCGCGAACTGGGCATGGAGACTTTCGACGGTGCGCTGTTCAACCTGTACGAAGCCGGTCTGATCGCCTACGAGGATGCGCTGAAGAACGCCGACTCGGTCAACGACCTGCGTCTGCGCATCAAACTGGAAAGCAAGCTGGTCGGGGATCGCGACGTGATGAGCGGCACCGAGAACCTGAAGATGACCTAA
- the rng gene encoding ribonuclease G, which translates to MSEEILINVTPQETRVAVMQLGAVQELLIERSRNRGIVSNVYLGRVKRVLPGMQSAFVDIGLERSAFLHVDDIWENSNNGDPAKPIERVLSEGQNLLVQVIKEPIGTKGARLTTQLSFAGRLLVYLPQEKRIGVSQRIDNEEQRDALRDKLQAALPPDHRGGYIIRTVAETTNDTDFSRDIAYLDKLWSNLQNISQTASAPQLLYQELNLGLRVVRDFVTQDTSRILVDSRSTYQKMVDFARDYNPDAIDKLSHYIGVRPLFDLYAVEEEIERALSKRVDLKSGGYLIIDQTEALTTIDVNTGGFVGLRNFDDTIFKTNLEATQVIARQLRLRNLGGIIICDFIDMDMQEHRDAVLEAFKSALSRDHTRISVNGFSSLGLVEMTRKRTRESLAHLLCEPCPTCRGRGEVKTAQTVCYEVLREIVREARQFNAREYRILASQQVIDLFLEEESQALAQLSDFIGKPISMQVETIYSQEQYDVILM; encoded by the coding sequence ATGAGCGAAGAGATCCTTATTAACGTTACCCCGCAGGAAACGCGCGTCGCGGTGATGCAACTCGGTGCCGTGCAGGAACTGCTCATCGAACGCAGCCGCAATCGCGGCATCGTCAGCAACGTATATCTCGGCAGGGTCAAGCGGGTATTGCCGGGCATGCAGTCCGCCTTCGTCGACATCGGCCTGGAGCGTTCGGCATTCCTGCACGTGGACGACATCTGGGAGAACAGCAACAACGGCGATCCGGCCAAGCCGATCGAGAGGGTGCTCTCCGAGGGGCAGAATCTGCTGGTACAGGTCATCAAGGAGCCTATCGGCACCAAGGGTGCGCGGCTGACCACGCAACTCAGTTTCGCGGGGCGCCTGCTGGTGTACCTGCCGCAGGAAAAGCGTATCGGCGTGTCGCAGCGCATCGACAACGAGGAACAGCGCGATGCGCTACGCGACAAGTTGCAGGCCGCGCTGCCACCCGACCACCGGGGCGGCTATATCATCCGCACCGTGGCGGAGACAACGAACGACACGGATTTTTCAAGGGATATCGCCTACCTCGACAAGCTCTGGAGCAATCTGCAGAACATCTCGCAGACTGCCAGTGCGCCGCAATTGCTGTATCAGGAACTCAATCTCGGCCTGCGAGTGGTGCGTGATTTCGTTACCCAGGATACGTCGCGCATCCTGGTGGATTCGCGCAGCACCTACCAGAAAATGGTGGATTTTGCGCGCGACTACAATCCCGATGCGATCGACAAGCTGTCGCACTACATCGGCGTCCGCCCGTTGTTCGACCTGTATGCCGTCGAGGAGGAGATCGAGCGCGCGCTGTCGAAGCGTGTGGATCTGAAATCGGGTGGCTACCTGATCATCGACCAGACCGAGGCCCTGACCACCATCGACGTGAACACCGGCGGTTTCGTCGGGCTGCGCAATTTCGACGACACGATCTTCAAGACCAATCTGGAAGCCACGCAGGTCATCGCACGGCAGCTGCGCCTGCGCAACCTGGGCGGCATCATCATCTGCGACTTCATCGACATGGATATGCAGGAACATCGCGACGCCGTGCTGGAGGCGTTCAAGAGCGCCCTGTCGCGCGACCATACGCGCATCAGCGTGAACGGTTTTTCCTCGCTGGGGCTGGTGGAGATGACGCGCAAGCGCACCCGCGAAAGCCTTGCTCATCTGCTGTGCGAGCCCTGCCCGACCTGCCGGGGGCGCGGCGAGGTGAAGACCGCGCAGACCGTGTGCTACGAGGTATTGCGCGAGATCGTGCGCGAGGCGCGCCAGTTCAACGCGCGCGAATACCGCATCCTGGCTTCGCAACAAGTGATCGACCTGTTCCTCGAGGAAGAGTCGCAGGCGCTGGCGCAACTTTCCGACTTCATCGGCAAACCCATCTCGATGCAGGTGGAAACGATCTACAGCCAGGAGCAGTACGACGTCATTCTGATGTGA
- a CDS encoding YggS family pyridoxal phosphate-dependent enzyme: MTTITSNLQAVRAAIAAAADKAGRNTDSVSLLAVSKTFAADAVREAYRAGQPRFAESYVQEALVKMDGLRDLPIEWHYIGPVQSNKTRAIAENFAWVHSVDRLKIAERLSEQRPAQLPPLQVCVQVNISGENSKSGVSPDEAGPLALAVAKLPRLQLRGLMSVPAPEQDATAQHAPFARLREMLGQINRQGLQLDTLSMGMSHDFAAAIAEGATIVRVGTAIFGARHYGDST, translated from the coding sequence ATGACAACAATCACTTCCAACTTGCAAGCCGTGCGCGCCGCGATCGCGGCAGCGGCGGACAAAGCGGGGCGCAATACCGACAGCGTTTCGTTGCTGGCGGTCAGCAAGACCTTTGCGGCTGATGCGGTACGCGAGGCTTATCGTGCAGGACAACCGCGTTTTGCGGAAAGCTATGTGCAGGAAGCGCTGGTGAAGATGGATGGGCTGCGTGACCTGCCGATCGAATGGCATTACATCGGGCCGGTCCAGAGCAACAAGACCCGCGCCATCGCCGAAAACTTCGCATGGGTGCACAGCGTGGACCGGCTGAAGATCGCCGAGCGCCTGTCGGAGCAGCGTCCCGCACAGCTGCCTCCGCTGCAGGTTTGCGTGCAGGTGAACATCAGCGGCGAGAATAGCAAGAGCGGCGTGTCGCCCGACGAAGCCGGCCCGCTGGCGCTGGCTGTCGCAAAGCTGCCGCGCCTGCAACTGCGCGGATTGATGTCGGTGCCCGCGCCGGAGCAGGATGCGACGGCACAACATGCGCCGTTCGCGCGGCTGCGGGAAATGCTCGGCCAGATCAACCGGCAGGGCTTGCAGCTCGACACGCTGTCAATGGGCATGTCGCACGATTTTGCCGCCGCCATCGCGGAAGGCGCGACGATAGTACGGGTAGGGACGGCCATTTTCGGCGCAAGACATTATGGAGACAGCACATGA
- the rlmH gene encoding 23S rRNA (pseudouridine(1915)-N(3))-methyltransferase RlmH, with product MKLLIVSVGHKMPDWITAGFNEYAKRMPREAKIELVEIKPEPRTTGKTTAQIMETEAQRILAALPQNCLRIALDEHGAQPTTRALAAQMQEWMREGRDVAFIIGGADGLHESVRQAAQRIMALSALTLPHAMVRVLLAEQLYRAYSLLHNHPYHRE from the coding sequence ATGAAGCTGCTCATCGTATCGGTGGGGCACAAGATGCCGGACTGGATCACGGCGGGCTTCAACGAATACGCCAAGCGCATGCCGCGCGAGGCGAAGATCGAACTGGTCGAGATCAAGCCCGAGCCGCGCACCACAGGCAAGACCACCGCGCAGATCATGGAAACGGAAGCACAGCGCATCCTCGCCGCGCTGCCGCAAAACTGCCTGCGCATCGCGCTGGACGAACACGGCGCGCAGCCGACCACCAGGGCGCTTGCCGCCCAGATGCAGGAGTGGATGCGCGAGGGGCGCGATGTCGCGTTCATCATCGGCGGGGCGGACGGCCTGCACGAGTCGGTCAGGCAGGCGGCGCAACGCATCATGGCGCTGTCCGCGCTTACCCTGCCGCATGCGATGGTGCGCGTGTTGCTCGCCGAGCAGTTGTATCGGGCGTACAGCCTGTTGCACAATCACCCTTACCACAGAGAATAG
- a CDS encoding type IV pilus twitching motility protein PilT, giving the protein MDITELLAFGVKNKASDLHLSAGLPPMIRVHGDMRRINLPAMEHKEVHALVYDIMNDQQRKFYEENKEVDFSFEVPGLARFRVNAFVQNRGAGAVMRTIPSKILSLEDLKAPKSFETISDFPRGMVLVTGPTGSGKSTTLAAMINHRNEHELGHILTVEDPIEFVHESKKCLINQREVGRDTLSFQNALRSALREDPDIILVGEMRDLETIRLAMSAAETGHLVFGTLHTSSAAKTIDRIIDVFPADEKEMVRAMLSESLRAVISQALLKTKDGSGRVAAHEIMVCTPAIRNLIREAKVPQMYSAIQTGQSLGMQTLDQCLSNLVKAGTITPAEARSKAMNKDMFPG; this is encoded by the coding sequence ATGGATATCACTGAACTGCTTGCCTTCGGCGTCAAGAACAAAGCTTCCGACCTGCATCTCTCCGCCGGCCTGCCGCCGATGATCCGTGTGCATGGCGACATGCGCCGCATCAACCTGCCCGCGATGGAACACAAGGAAGTGCACGCGCTGGTGTACGACATCATGAACGACCAGCAGCGCAAATTCTACGAAGAGAACAAGGAGGTCGACTTCTCGTTCGAGGTTCCGGGGCTGGCGCGCTTCCGTGTCAACGCGTTCGTGCAGAACCGGGGCGCCGGCGCGGTCATGCGGACCATTCCGTCGAAGATCCTGTCGCTGGAAGACCTTAAGGCGCCGAAGAGTTTCGAGACCATTTCCGATTTTCCGCGCGGTATGGTGCTGGTCACCGGGCCGACCGGTTCCGGCAAGTCCACCACGCTGGCGGCGATGATCAACCACCGCAACGAGCACGAGCTGGGACACATCCTGACGGTGGAAGATCCGATCGAATTCGTGCACGAGAGCAAGAAGTGCCTGATCAACCAGCGCGAGGTCGGGCGCGACACGCTGTCTTTCCAGAACGCGTTGCGTTCGGCATTGCGCGAAGACCCGGACATCATCCTGGTCGGCGAGATGCGCGACCTGGAAACCATCCGGCTGGCGATGTCGGCAGCGGAAACGGGCCACCTGGTGTTCGGCACGCTGCACACCAGTTCGGCGGCCAAGACCATCGACCGTATCATTGACGTGTTCCCCGCCGACGAAAAGGAAATGGTGCGCGCGATGCTGTCCGAATCACTGCGCGCGGTGATCTCACAGGCGCTGCTCAAGACCAAGGATGGCTCAGGGCGGGTGGCGGCGCATGAGATCATGGTCTGTACCCCGGCGATCCGCAACCTGATCCGGGAAGCCAAGGTGCCGCAAATGTATTCCGCGATCCAGACCGGGCAAAGTCTGGGCATGCAGACGCTCGATCAGTGCCTGAGCAATCTGGTGAAAGCCGGTACCATCACCCCCGCAGAAGCGCGCAGCAAGGCAATGAACAAGGATATGTTCCCCGGTTGA
- a CDS encoding pyrroline-5-carboxylate reductase: MNICFIGGGNMATALIGGLLGKGFAAQQISVVEINAESRARLHDGFGVRAVDDIAAGLSGSDVILLAVKPQQLREVAQQIAKQLHGQLLISIAAGIRATDLARWCASQSIVRAMPNTPALIRSGMTGLYGLPAVSAAQRGQAQDILAAVGETLWLEDEAMLDAVTAISGSGPAYVFYFIEALQQAAVELGFDHEAARRLSLATFLGASKLAADSGDDAGVLRARVTSKNGTTERALLSLAANRVAEHIVQAARAAEARSREMGDELGQQ; encoded by the coding sequence ATGAACATCTGCTTCATCGGCGGCGGCAACATGGCGACCGCACTCATCGGAGGCCTGCTCGGCAAGGGTTTTGCCGCGCAGCAGATCAGCGTGGTCGAGATCAACGCGGAAAGCCGCGCGCGACTGCATGACGGTTTCGGCGTACGTGCCGTGGACGATATCGCCGCAGGCCTCTCCGGCAGCGACGTCATCCTGCTTGCCGTCAAGCCGCAGCAACTGCGCGAGGTGGCACAACAGATCGCGAAACAGCTCCACGGCCAGCTGCTGATCTCCATTGCCGCCGGCATCCGCGCAACCGACCTGGCGCGCTGGTGCGCCAGCCAGTCGATCGTGCGCGCGATGCCCAACACGCCGGCCCTGATCCGGAGCGGCATGACCGGTCTGTACGGCCTGCCTGCGGTGAGCGCGGCACAGCGCGGGCAGGCGCAAGACATCCTGGCGGCAGTCGGCGAAACCCTGTGGCTGGAAGACGAAGCGATGCTCGATGCCGTCACGGCGATCTCCGGCAGCGGTCCGGCCTATGTGTTCTATTTCATCGAGGCACTGCAACAGGCAGCCGTCGAACTCGGGTTCGACCACGAGGCGGCACGCCGCCTGAGTCTGGCGACCTTCCTTGGCGCAAGCAAGCTGGCCGCAGACAGCGGGGACGATGCCGGCGTGCTGCGCGCGCGCGTCACGTCGAAGAACGGCACCACCGAGCGCGCCCTGCTGAGTCTGGCAGCCAACCGCGTTGCCGAACACATCGTGCAGGCCGCCCGGGCGGCCGAGGCGCGCTCCCGCGAAATGGGCGACGAACTGGGGCAACAATGA
- a CDS encoding YggU family protein — translation MADWYRRHGETLTLTLHVQPGAKHSGIAGLHGDALKIRLAAPPVEGRANDALLRFIAELFGVPLRQVELKQGGQSRHKVVAVTGSAVEPEDLPGV, via the coding sequence ATGGCCGACTGGTATCGCAGACACGGGGAGACGCTCACGCTCACCCTGCATGTGCAGCCCGGCGCGAAACACAGCGGGATCGCCGGGTTGCATGGCGATGCACTCAAGATCAGGCTTGCCGCGCCGCCTGTCGAAGGCCGCGCCAACGACGCATTGCTGCGCTTCATCGCGGAACTGTTCGGCGTTCCGTTGCGGCAGGTGGAACTCAAGCAGGGTGGGCAGTCGCGCCACAAGGTCGTGGCGGTCACCGGCAGCGCCGTCGAACCGGAGGACCTTCCGGGCGTTTGA